The following DNA comes from Burkholderia sp. HI2500.
TGAGCGAACACCTCGGCGGCAAGGTCGAGCTGTATGCGAAGCGCGAGGACTGCAACAGCGGCCTCGCGTTCGGCGGCAACAAGACGCGCAAGCTCGAATACCTCGTCCCCGATGCGCTCGCGCAGGGCGCGGATACGCTCGTGTCGATCGGCGGCGTGCAATCGAACCAGACGCGCCAGGTCGCCGCCGTCGCCGCGCATCTGGGGATGAAATGCGTGCTCGTGCAGGAGCACTGGGTCAACTACGACGATCCGGTGTACGACCGGGTCGGCAACATCCAGCTGTCGCGCATGATGGGCGCGGACGTGCGGCTCGTGTCCGACGGCTTCGACATCGGCATTCGCCGCAGTTGGGAAGAAGCGATGGAGCGCGTGCGGCAGGCGGGCGGCAAGCCTTACCCGATCCCGGCCGGCTGTTCCGAGCATCCGCTCGGCGGGCTCGGCTTCGTCGGGTTCGCGGAAGAAGTGCGTGCGCAGGAGGCGCAACTCGGCTTCAGGTTCGACTACATCGTCGTGTGCTCGGTGACGGGCAGCACGCAGGCGGGGATGGTCGTCGGCTTCGCGGCCGACGGGCGGGCCGACCGCGTGATCGGGATCGACGCATCGGCCACGCCCGAGCGCACGCACGAGCAGATCACGCGCATCGCGCGGCACACCGCCGAACTCGTCGATCTGGGCCGGCCGATCACCGCCGCGGACGTGGTGCTCGACACGCGCTACGCCGGCCCCGAATACGGGCTGCCGAACGACGGCACGCTCGAAGCGATTCGCCTGTGCGCGCGGCTCGAAGGCATGCTGACGGATCCGGTCTACGAAGGGAAGTCGATGCACGGGATGATCGACAAGGTACGGCTCGGGGAATTCGAGCCGGGGTCGAAGGTGCTGTATGCCCATCTCGGCGGCGTGCCGGCGTTGAGCGCGTATAGCGAGATTTTCCGGAACGGTTGAGGCATTCGAGATGAAACGCCGGTGCGCCAAAGTCGCGCGCCGGCACCTGGATCACGGCGATCGCCCGGATCGCCGTTGTCGTTGTCGTTGTCGTTGTCGTTGCCCCCTACACACGTCCGCCCTCCCGCACGCCATTTCTTCGGCTGCCCCCAACCCTCGCTGTCTAGCCCGCCGCTTTCCTTCCGTTGCGAATCGTTCGCCTCGGCGCGCCGACATCGCGCGTCTTTCTAAAGACGTGTCCGACTCGTCAATCGCCCATTCGGACAGCAATCCGGCTTATTCGTACACGTACTAATCCTTTTACACGGCATTTAGTAGGCGTTCTATTTAAATCGGGCCCCCGCTTCCCGAAAATTGACCCTGTCGTGTCGGCCGCAACGTTTCGCAAGCATTCGTCCTTCATCGCGCGAGGCTCGGATAGCACCGTTGCGGCGCATCAGGTCGACCGGCACCCCAGGCAGCGTCTCCTTCCCCGGTGGCATTTCCCATGCAGTGGAAACAGCGGCCGCGCTCCGCTACGGCCGAGCGTGCGGTTTCGCGTCGCGATCGGAACGACGGGCGTCCCTTTAAATCAGAACGGCAGCAGAAGGGTATATGGATATGTCATTCGAACCACGGCACGCGCACACAGCGCGTACCGCCGGCGGCCTGATCGCGCGTATCGCTGACGTCGCACTGATCTCGTTCGGCGCGCTGGCCGCCGCGCTCGTGTTGCATGGCCCGGACGTCGATCGGTCGTCGGAACTGGCCGCCGTTGCCTGCGCGGCGACCTTTGCGCTGCTGCTGTTTCCCGCATTCCGCCTCTATCACGCGCCCGCCCGTACCCCCACGCACCGCACCGCGCTGCTGACCGCGTTCGCGTGGCTGGCGGCGCAGGCCGGCGCGGCGCTCGTGATGCGGGTGCTCGCGCCGACGCTGGCCATTCCGCTGCCCTGGTACCTGCTCTGGACGGCGACGAGCGGCATCGCGCTCGTCGCATCGCGCGTCGTCGCCGGCACGACGCTCGAACGGATCGGCCGCCCGCAGGAAAGCGATCGTCTCGTCGCGATCGTCGGCACCGGCGCCCATCGCGACGCCGTCCTCGACCGCATCGCCAGCGCACCGTCGGCCGGATTCCGCGCAGCCGCGACGTTCGATATCGCCAGCGCCAACCCGACGAGCCCCGACGGCATGCCGCGCTTTTGCGATCTCGATACGTTCGCCCAGCATGTCCGCACGCACGCGAT
Coding sequences within:
- a CDS encoding 1-aminocyclopropane-1-carboxylate deaminase; translated protein: MNLQRFARYPLTFGPTPIQPLKRLSEHLGGKVELYAKREDCNSGLAFGGNKTRKLEYLVPDALAQGADTLVSIGGVQSNQTRQVAAVAAHLGMKCVLVQEHWVNYDDPVYDRVGNIQLSRMMGADVRLVSDGFDIGIRRSWEEAMERVRQAGGKPYPIPAGCSEHPLGGLGFVGFAEEVRAQEAQLGFRFDYIVVCSVTGSTQAGMVVGFAADGRADRVIGIDASATPERTHEQITRIARHTAELVDLGRPITAADVVLDTRYAGPEYGLPNDGTLEAIRLCARLEGMLTDPVYEGKSMHGMIDKVRLGEFEPGSKVLYAHLGGVPALSAYSEIFRNG